The stretch of DNA AATGAGTCGTCCGAGTTTATCGACATGGAAAGTGCAGAAAAGCATATTACCTCGCCGGCAGCGGTGCGTAAGGCTTATCTGGAAAACCTCAACAACTATCTGGCTGACTGTCGCAAACGTTGTCAGAGCAGCGGTGTTGATTACTGTCTGTTGAATACATCGCAGCCACTGGACAAGGCGCTGGCTTCTTATCTGACGCGACGGACGAGGAGTGCCTGAATGAGTTTTCTGTCGCCGTTGTTTCTGCTGGGGCTGTTGGCTGCTGCTATTCCGGTGGCCATCCACCTGATCAGGCGTGAGAATCCGCCCAAGGTGATGTTCGGCTCACTGCGATTCCTCAAGCAGACCACCAAAAAACTGATCCTGTTTCAGCAGATTCAGCAATGGTTACTGCTTGCTCTGCGAGCCCTGTTAATCTGTCTTCTGGTTTTTGCGTTTGCCAGGCCATTTTTGTACCAGGGTTCACTGGCCAGGCTGGTCGATGCTGAACCCGAGTCAGTGGTTATATTGCTGGATACCTCGCTCAGTATGCATTATGCGGACCGGTTTGATCGGGCACGTGATCAGGTATTGACTGTGTTGAATGCATTGTCACCAGCTGACGAAGCAGCACTTGTCACATTTGCCGGTGCGACACAGAATGTCCGTGAGCTGACCAGTGAGATCGATAGTCTGCGTAGCTTTGTTGAGAGCCTGGAGTCACCGGGCTACGATCGTGTCCGGTTTTTCCCGCCACTGCAGCTGGCTAATGATCTGCTCGCTCAGGCTAGCCATGAGCGGCGACGGATAGTGCTGGTGTCGGATTTTCAGGCGGCGGGTATGAGCGACGCTCTGCAAGGCTGGATGCTGGCCCCGGGCGTTGCCTTGCAAGGTATCAGTGTGGCTGATGAGCGCAGCAATAATCTCAGTATTACAGATGTGCGTGTACCTGAGCAGTTAACCGCCATTGATGCAGATCAGTCCGTTTTGGTCCGGGTAAGAAGTACCGGCACGGTTTTTCAGGATCGAGGTACGCTGACATTGCGTCTTAATGGACAGACTGTTGAGCAGCAGCCGGTAGTGCTGCAGGACAGTGCGGAACAAGTGGTCACTCTGCCGTTGGCACTGGACGGCAGCGGTCAGTATCAGGGTGAATTGATTCTGGCGGGAGACAGCTTTGATCTGGATAACCGGTGGCACTTCAGTCTGGACGTCATGCCTCGCATGCAGGTATTGATTGTGAATGGTGCCCCGTCTGCAGACTGGTATGACGATGAGGCGCACTGGTTCAGTCTGGCTCTGCAGGGAATGGACAGTTCACCGTTTGAAGTGACAACGGTGCAGGCTGCAACGCTGACGGCCGGGCTGATCAGTGAACATGATGCCGTAGTGTTGCTGAATGTGGACGAGGTTCCGCAGAGCAGTCTGTCGGCTTTACAGCGCTTTGTGGAGGATGGCGGATCGCTGTGGTTTGCGCCAGGTGACAGAGTTGATGCGCAGCTGTTCAATCAGAATTTCAGCAGTCTGTCGCCTGCTCGCCTGCTGACTTCCAGTGTACTGACCGCCAATGACTACAGGCTGATAGCTGATATGGATCGTCGTCACCCGGCCTTGTCGGGCCTGGATGTGGACTGGAGCACGCGTTTCGAAGGTTTCTGGCAGACTGAACCCGCGCTGGATTCTGAGGTGTTAATACGCCTGGATTCAGGGGAGCCGTTGTTGCTGGAACAGCCTATGGCTTCAGGTCGAAGCATGTTGCTTAGCAGTTCTCTGGACCTTGGCTGGAGTAATTTTCCGCTGCAAGGTCTATATTTGCCTTTTGTACATGAAGTCCTGACTTATCTGATACAGCCGCCTCAACGGCAGCAGTCCTGGCAAGTTGGCGACGTCATCGCTCTGGACAGTTTTTTTGACGCAAGTGATGAGCGCGCTGTTCAACTGCGTGAACCGGACGGCCGTGAAGTGAATGTGACTCGCGAGTCGCCATTTTACACAGCACGAATGCCCGGTGTTGTCAGTGGCCCGGACTCGATGATGTTTTCTGTGAATATTGCGCCCGATGCAGCCACACTGGCTGCCATCGATGTTGCCGAGCTGAGTGATGCGGTGCTAAATCCCGAAACCACACCGGTAATCAGCGAGCGTGTAAGAACGGCGCAATTAATTGCAGATATTGAACAGCCGCAGCGGCTGTGGTGGTGGATTCTGCTGTTGGTAGTTGTGGTGCTCTTGCTGGAGGGTTGGATTGCCAACCGGACCTATCGATAAGCAGCTAGTTGAAACTCAAAATCAGGGTAAAGTTACAGGACCCGATTCAACGTCAGTTAGGGGGGAACAGAGAATAATGCCCCATAACTTTACCCTGAAATTCTGAGCATTTTGATGCTAGCACAGCGGCACAAGGGCGTACCGCCAGGTCACAAATTGTTGCAAAGCGTTTGGGTTGCTGTAATAAATCCCTGGTGCTGTTGCAAATTATTGATAAGCAGAGCGTCTGAATAATCCTTTGATCTGTGCCAGGCGCTGGCGCAGATGGTCTGGCAACGCCAACATGGCCGGCGTAACGATTAACGTGAGGATGGTCGCAAATGAAAGACCAAACACAATAGCGTTTGCCAGCTTGACCCATTGTGATGTGATCGGGCCGCCCATCTCGATTTCTGCACCAATCAGATCGACAGAAACATGCATCGCCAGCGGCAGCAATCCACAGCCAGTGGTAAACGTGGTCAGAAACACCGGGCGCAAACGCTGTATGCCCGTCTGCACAATCACTTCCTTGATATCCCAGTTTTTATGCTTGCCCCGCAAGTAATTAAAGGTATCAATCAGAACGATGTTATTGTTCACGATAATACCTGCCAATGCCACGATTCCGACCCCTGTGAGGATAACACTGAAAGTCTGACCTGTGGTCAGCAGACCCAGCAGAACGCCGGCCGTAGATAGCAGAACGGAGGATAGTATCAGCAATGCCTGATAGTAACTGTTGAATTGAGTTACCAGCAGGATGGCCATCAAAGCCAGCGCCAGACTGAAAGCGGTCAACAGAAATGCAAAGGACTCTTCCTGCTCCTCATTGGCACCGCGAAAGACATAGTCGACCCCCGGTGCCAGCGGGTTCTGATCGAGCCACTGGCGGATTTCCTGCAGTTTGTTATCGGTAACAATACCAGGTGCAGGATTGGCGCGCACATAAATCACTCGATTGCCGTCAACACGCTGGATGGAACTCACGCCCTCCATGGGGACACGGTCGATGAAACTACTGATCGGTACCAGACCACTGGCCGTGTTGATGCGGATATTGTCGATTTGCTCGATACCGCGATATTCGCGAGGATAACGAACCCGGATTTCAACTTCTTCTTCGCTGTCATCCGGTCGGTAGTCGCCCATCCGCACACCGTTGGTGAGTAACTGTATGGCGGTACCAATTTCAGTCATGCTGGCTCCCGACATCGCGGCTCTGGCGCGATCGACGGTAATCTCCCACTCGATGCCAGGTACCGGAGTTGTGTCGTCGATGTCGATCAGACCGGACATATTGTTTTCGATATGGTCGCGAACCCTGCGCGCCTCAGCGATAATGGCACGCAGGTCTTCACCGAAAAATTCAATCTGCAGCTCTTTACCGACCGGTGGGCCCTGCTCCGGCGTATTGATCTCCGCCCGTATGCCAGGCAGGTCCCGGATGGCCTGACGATACATATCTTCGATTTCGAAACCATTGACGTCGCGATCGCGGCGGTCTGTGAACTCAAGGAAAATAGTGCCAACCAGGTCAGGTGCGGCACCCATGCCGCCACCCATGCTGCGTCCGGCACCCGACTGAGTCACGATGCTCTTGTAGTGACCGATATCCTTGATGCGTTGCTCCACATCCAGCACGATGTCGCGGACCTCTTCCGGTGAATAGTTGCCGCGGGCGAATATCTGTACCTGAGTTTGAGCGGGTTCTACGCTGGTGAAAAACTCAACACCCCTGCCGTAGTTACCGTAGGCGATTATAATTCCGATCAGTGTCGCCAGGCTGCCCACAAAAACCATACCGGGAAAGCGAACGGCTAAGCGCAGTATTTGGGCATATAAGCCGACAACACCACCAATTTTCTCGGGCGCTACGTCTTCCAGCTTGCCAA from Pseudohongiella spirulinae encodes:
- a CDS encoding efflux RND transporter permease subunit, producing the protein MRYIKAAVSHSRTSLSIFAVILLAGFASYRSIPVELNPDVTVPVIITTIVFPGISPEDAERLLARPTEIELKNVEGITEIRSFASEGSATIITEFDVSFNPDLAVQDIRNAVDIAKARFPTDTEEPIIQEVSAATVPVVQIAIGGTGVGERVLLQIAQTLQREIENLPEILSADMIGAREELLEIIVDPAKLESYGITNQQLVQAVTTNNRLIPAGTLNTGSGSFSVKVPGLIETAEDLFDLPVAATQDGVIVLSDLAEVRRTFKDAERYAYANGQRAISLDVQKRKGANLIQAMDKIDLLVRELRTRTPPAVEITYLNNTIPLVIEQNSGLQGNMATAMILVLVVVIAAVGVRSGILVALAVPFSFFFAFIIISMLGFTYNFMVIFGLLLGLGMLIDGAIVMVEYADRKMAEGYTRADAFQEAVGRMFWPILASTGTTLAAFLPMMFWPGVAGEFMGYLPVTVFAVLVGSLLYALVFAPVIGSLIGSQTVKMQGNSQVGKLEDVAPEKIGGVVGLYAQILRLAVRFPGMVFVGSLATLIGIIIAYGNYGRGVEFFTSVEPAQTQVQIFARGNYSPEEVRDIVLDVEQRIKDIGHYKSIVTQSGAGRSMGGGMGAAPDLVGTIFLEFTDRRDRDVNGFEIEDMYRQAIRDLPGIRAEINTPEQGPPVGKELQIEFFGEDLRAIIAEARRVRDHIENNMSGLIDIDDTTPVPGIEWEITVDRARAAMSGASMTEIGTAIQLLTNGVRMGDYRPDDSEEEVEIRVRYPREYRGIEQIDNIRINTASGLVPISSFIDRVPMEGVSSIQRVDGNRVIYVRANPAPGIVTDNKLQEIRQWLDQNPLAPGVDYVFRGANEEQEESFAFLLTAFSLALALMAILLVTQFNSYYQALLILSSVLLSTAGVLLGLLTTGQTFSVILTGVGIVALAGIIVNNNIVLIDTFNYLRGKHKNWDIKEVIVQTGIQRLRPVFLTTFTTGCGLLPLAMHVSVDLIGAEIEMGGPITSQWVKLANAIVFGLSFATILTLIVTPAMLALPDHLRQRLAQIKGLFRRSAYQ
- a CDS encoding BatA domain-containing protein; this translates as MSFLSPLFLLGLLAAAIPVAIHLIRRENPPKVMFGSLRFLKQTTKKLILFQQIQQWLLLALRALLICLLVFAFARPFLYQGSLARLVDAEPESVVILLDTSLSMHYADRFDRARDQVLTVLNALSPADEAALVTFAGATQNVRELTSEIDSLRSFVESLESPGYDRVRFFPPLQLANDLLAQASHERRRIVLVSDFQAAGMSDALQGWMLAPGVALQGISVADERSNNLSITDVRVPEQLTAIDADQSVLVRVRSTGTVFQDRGTLTLRLNGQTVEQQPVVLQDSAEQVVTLPLALDGSGQYQGELILAGDSFDLDNRWHFSLDVMPRMQVLIVNGAPSADWYDDEAHWFSLALQGMDSSPFEVTTVQAATLTAGLISEHDAVVLLNVDEVPQSSLSALQRFVEDGGSLWFAPGDRVDAQLFNQNFSSLSPARLLTSSVLTANDYRLIADMDRRHPALSGLDVDWSTRFEGFWQTEPALDSEVLIRLDSGEPLLLEQPMASGRSMLLSSSLDLGWSNFPLQGLYLPFVHEVLTYLIQPPQRQQSWQVGDVIALDSFFDASDERAVQLREPDGREVNVTRESPFYTARMPGVVSGPDSMMFSVNIAPDAATLAAIDVAELSDAVLNPETTPVISERVRTAQLIADIEQPQRLWWWILLLVVVVLLLEGWIANRTYR